TAGATTCATGGCTATGTCTTCTAAGTTATTAATAATGAATATATAAAGAACAAAGATAGGTAACATTAATAAAAACAAGGCACCAATGCTATAATTTCATACTTGATACATGCAAGTATAGGAACGTTGTGGCTGCTTGTTACATTCAAGCAcacaaaaaacatatatatatatatgagcgGGAAATGTAAACGAAATTAAGAGCAATAATTTATATGTTTGCTGCTTTGCATTTCCTTTTATTGAAAGGTTGATATTCTACAGGCTATTTCTGGTTCATACTTCACTAAAGCCTGAGATTCCTCATCCTGCAGGAAAAAAGAAAACCACAAGATCAGATATCATTCTTGGCCAAATACTATAATATTATTACACATGCAAAAAAAAAGTTCGAAACTAAACCAGTTAGTTCATTCAATTAAAGAAGATATTAAAAGCAGCATGGTCCTGAAAACCGAGCAATTAAATATACGGGGTTTAGGGTGAATTAAACCTTGGTTCTTCATCGTCCATGAAATTGTTGTATCCTTTGTTCCTCCAGCTTTCTTGTAAGGGGGCAAAGGCACGTGCCCAGACTCTATCTGCTTGATGTCATCCACAAGGTTCTGGTAATGCAACTTCACTTCCTCCACGGTCTTCCCCCCAACAGCCCTGGCTAGCTTGTGCCACCGGTCTGGTGTATCCTTGTCGTAGATAGCTAAAGCGTTCTCGAACAACTTGTTTTGCTTTGGCGTCCAGTTCGAACCTGACGCCATTGCAGAACAGTGATAATTAACAATCGAAATTCAGGGTCTGAggccaaaaaaagaaaagaaaaagaggtgtAGAAGATTGAATGATTAAAATACTGTAAAATTGTGGTGTTTATATAATAGGAGAAGAAGGAGAGAGAAAAAGGAAGGGTTTAGAATGGTGGGCCGGTGATTTTTTTGTGTCTCTACTTTGCTGTTGCTTTCCTTGCAAAAAAACAGCGTAGGTTCGTAAAACCGACGTAGTTTTACTTTACTTTCAGAGTAAACGTGGATTCGCTCTAGAGTTAGACTTAAACCTCAAGATACTTAATTCTTGGTCGGTCAGGTCTCTAGGTATACCGGAAAACCACTGTTTAGGATATAAGAAGGGATGCTATATGTTAAGATACGGAATCCCCGTATTTTAAGAGTGCTTTAAGGgtgttattatttaaatatctctttatagtgGGATAAGAAAAAGAAATACTAATCCATCGTGCATGGAGAATTTACATTGAGAaacgaaaattaattttttaattaatttaacaggtttcaacaaaaaaaatataaacgtattaccaaaaataaatttacacccttaaaaatcatcaataaactAATTGAACGATATATATACATTGGATGAATTCTCAGcctggaaaatattttaatcctGTTTGCCACATGATCACGAACCGGATTCGAAAATGTCTCTCATGCTAAATGTGCTCAAAGAGATTATCTTTGTGGAGAAAATTTCATAGAAAGGATGCATTTTGAGGTGCTAAATGTGGGATACTTTTATCACATATATccatttaataaaaatcataataaccATACCAGGTCGGAGTAAAATAAGAATATTATGCCCAATTAATGTAACACTTTTATGTAAAACACTTTTTTTGGGTATATTTATGTACAACACTTCGAGACTTTTACACTTGAATTTTCCAAAATGAGCTTTGAATTTGGTTAAACATTTAAGTAAAAAGGGTATCCATATAAAGAAAATCTCTTTCAAGTGAAGTAATCGGAAGTACTTTCAGTAGAGGGGTGATAAAGTTAAAGTAGCAAAGCAAATGTGCAGTACAGTAATGGCGATGTATATTCAGAAGTAAACTACAAAGCTTCATCAGGTGGGTCCATAGTTAAGCATTCACGGGTTCACCATTGCTGACCAGTGAAAAGCTTTGGAAGCTGATAAGTGCTGTCAAGCTGTAATAAATCTCAGTCATTTTTTGAGCCTTTTGCCCTTATATTTTGTTGTTACTCTCTTTCTCAACAACATGCCAAAGCTTTTTTAGCTGGCTTCGCTAGACCCTTTTCCGTGCAATATTTTCTTTTTGTACCTCTTCGTGTTTTGCTACTGAATGATGTCTCAGACGCTCTTTTTACCATGTAAAACTTGGGTACCCTGCTTTAACAATCGGTCAGGTCTTTGATACTTCAGTACATTTGTGTTAGCCCCTAAAGTTGTATTAGTATCTGATATATACTTGTTAATTGTGTTACTCGAACTTGGATCCAAATTAGCAGCATCACTGTAATGTTGGTTAATTGTAAGCAATCACAAAGATATTTGCATGGATATAGACATTTTCTTCTGAATTCGAGTACAAATTTTAACGTGGATTCCTTCGTTAGTAGAcattttcttcaatttattcaaaaacatgTGGTGATGAGACAAGAATTATATCCTTGTTGTGATTATACCAGGCAAGCCATGGAGATTGCACTTGGTTCACAGTGCTAAATGCTGGAAACCAAACCTATTAGATTGTTTTGGATAGCTAAACTCGAAACCATCAACGTGGTCCCATGATTAAAAATCACTGCTAATCATAGATTTGGTCTCAAGTAAGTTGAGTAAATTGCAGCTGGAAGTGGGCCAACCACATGTTTCACTTTTGAATAACACGATCCCATAGTGCAAAACGAGGGCAACCGAAAGTAGCCACATGAATCATATATGTAGAATTCATCAAAATGAGGGGTATGATCTGCACCCGCTACCTGTTTATGGCTTACTGTCAAACTTGACAGGCTGCAACATATACCTACGCTTTCATTATAACCCTACTTGCTAGTTAATTTATCGTGGTAATTAATTCCTTTCTAAACATTGAAAAAGATAATATGGGTTGGTTTGTATAGTAAAAAGTGCCTTTTTAAAACTTGGTTCGGAGCTTATTTCCAACTTTTTTGGGGAATATCTACAAAGGAGATCCATTTCAAGCACCTATCTTGTTGATGATTATATAGAATAATCATCAACCACGTCCATGATATATACAATATTAGCTTTCCATTTCAATATACTTTCACTGGGTAGCCTAGCTAGCATTCGATCTGCAAGTTGGTGGATTGGGGCTATGGAATCCTAGCTAGCATTTTTATCCTATCAATATATGGGAAAAGGACCCTAATTAAGCTTTTTATGGTTGTCCTTTTGCATTGATGAATCAAGGGAACCTTTCGAGCTTTTCATAGTCAAAATAAGGTCAGTGTTCTCTAAGAAATGAACTGGTTTAAACAAGTTAAAACCGATTAACATTTGGAAACAACGTTACTGTCTTTTCAAGCCATTTCGACATCAAATACTGATCACCATTTTCCTGCTATCATTATAgcgttcaatgacttaaataatttACTCATGCTGAACCCTGATCTTAGAAACTTTGAAGATCCATTCTGATATATGTATAAAAAGCTCGTACTTGAGAGGTACGTTTTGCAAGACAAAGGGGCATGAAGTTGAAGAAGTCAAAACGAATAATAGGTTGTAGATTAAGATGGGAGTTATTGGGGAATATTAGAGGCTAATTCAAAGGATATGTTAATCCGCTGGCTGAATAGAGGGAGATGATTTGATAGGTATAAGCTGGGAGACAAGTAGTATTCCAATGATAAGGATGGAATTTTCCTCACAAATTATTACAGCACTAAAATATTTGGACAACGTGTTATATCTATTAGAACCTGCAAAAGATGAGATGTTAATTAATGTTTACTTAAGATTATCCGCTTGTAGTGAGTCCTTTTATTATATACTCAAGTTTAAATCCATCGGGTTGTGATCTAACAAATATGTGTGCATGAAAAGGTTGTATCAATATCCATATCTCCGATCAGAGGTGCAATCAAGGGATAAGCAGCGACTTTAAAACtctaaaaaatggtaaatttatcaTATAGTCCCTTAgaatttatgaaattataatttaatataatttatttttttactccCTAAAGTAATTACCTGTTGGTTTGGGTGAATATCAAATATCATATCTCATGTATATGAATTTCAAACAAGAATATATACTAACTGAAAAGTTGAAAAGTTGAAAAGCATCAATTCAACCTTTGTGAATTCCCCCACTTTGGGTGAGCAAAATGGTGGAGTTGGATCCTGGGGTCTGTCTTAAGATCAGGAGATATGGTGATAAGATGAGTGCTAAATTCTTCCAGGCTGTAATAGGATGAGAAGAATCTTCATGAGATTCAATAAACTGCATCACCAGTGATTAAACACTCAATTCCACCCTACATCCCATTttgtcatcttaacattattctTTCTTTATGTTGTTTTCCACTCAATTTCATCCAATTATCAAAAACAAATTGTGGTCTTCCCTATGTGTGCAGATCAAGCCCCCTTTGtcatgaaaaaattaataataatattttatataccatCCATGCATGAGTATCGTTCATCCTCAATAAGCAAAACAGAAAATTGTATAGGATCTATAAGTAAATGttggaaatttttatttaaacataaatttataattttctgtTTTACTCATGAAGAATtccaaaattaatttatattttttgtgaaatttatttTGAAGTTTGAAGCAAAGGAAAAAGGTTGATCCATAAATGTAGGGAATGGGGATTGAGCATGATATTGTCTGGTTTTGCATCTTGCAGTATGCACATTTGTTTGATCGGCCCTCTCGTCTTATAGTGAAAGCCTTATCTTATCAATAAGCTTCAGCTGGGCCCAATATAGCCCAATACCAGGGCCAGCTCCATAAATTGGCTCCaatattataacttttattgGCATGCAGGACTGGGCGAGTTTTAGTTGCCTTGCATTTGGCAGCTTTAGTTTTCAATTTCCCCAcgatcatacaattcaaatagaTTAGTTGCGGCACGAGAGCCAACAGCTTCCTGCAACTGATGTGATGAGACAGTGCTGAATCTGGGAAAAATAATCTTGTATTAAAGAGGTAAATCGTACACCTCATAGGTGATTTACCTTTAAATTTGTCATTCTCAATGGATGATTATTGTTTTCGAGTTATTTTGCACTGATGTTATCCTATTATTGCTGAACTCCGACCGATTTTCCAATAGGAAGAAGACTGAGCATTGGAATAGCAACCTTTTATGGCCCAAGGGTTGGGTTGAGCTCGAGTTTTGTCTCCTCGATGCATATTTGAAGGTTGGGAGATTGGTTGCCCGGTGAAACTGATCTTTTCTAGGTGGTTTGTTTTTTCTTTCCTCATTTTTTAGGCATATGTTTTGTCCCTTTTCTAACCTTTATTTTTGGGATCCTGTTATGTTATCGGGTTTAATTTGGTATGGATTTTCAAGTTTGTATGGGCTTATGTTTTTTAAGCCCTCGTTTTTGTTAGAGTATTAGTTAAAGAAAGTCAGTTAGCTGGAGTTAGTTGCTAACAGTTAGTCTGTTAAGAAAGTTACGGCTTATCTCTATAAATACATGTACTATCTCTTCAAGTCATATATCGAAAAATACAGTTTCATATCTTGAGTATATTTCAACATGGTATCAGAAGACCTTTTCTTCCTGGGTTGACGTCTTGTGGTTTGTTTGCTTCATGGATCCCATTTCCAGTCCATCTGTCGAACATTCTGCTACCCCCAGAATGGCTTCTCATCTCAATGAAGAGGTCGTTGATGGTCGTTTTTTTGCCACCAAGAAACTCAGTATTCTTCTTGATGACTCTAACTATCTTTTGTGGCGGCAATAGGTCCTTTTGGCTGTTAAAACCTATAAGCTTCAACAGTTTCTTGATGATCGATCTACTCCACCTCCTCGGCTGATTACAGGCGCTGATGGTGTTCTTCAAGAAAACATTGATTTTACAAAGTATGAACAGCAAGATAGTGCTCTTGCCTCCTGGCTTCTATCTTCAGTAAGTCCGATCGTTCTCCCTCATCTTATTGGGCTTGATACATCAACTCAAATCTGGAATGCTATAGTGTCATTATCTGGCAGTAAA
The sequence above is drawn from the Gossypium hirsutum isolate 1008001.06 chromosome A05, Gossypium_hirsutum_v2.1, whole genome shotgun sequence genome and encodes:
- the LOC107961230 gene encoding protein RADIALIS-like 3; this translates as MASGSNWTPKQNKLFENALAIYDKDTPDRWHKLARAVGGKTVEEVKLHYQNLVDDIKQIESGHVPLPPYKKAGGTKDTTISWTMKNQG